From a region of the Anaerolineae bacterium genome:
- a CDS encoding D-lyxose/D-mannose family sugar isomerase, with protein MKRSEINAIMREADAFMKSHGFHLPPFAYWTPEDWQAKGEEAREIVDNQLGWDITDFGQGRYDKFGLFLFTIRNGNVENLKTGRGKTYAEKVLICETNQVTPMHFHWHKMEDIINRGGGRLAIKLYNSTEDEKLADTDVTVSMDGVKYTFPAGHTVMLDVGESITLPTYLYHEFWAVAGKVLVGEVSKVNDDANDNCFLEPTGRFPEVKEDEPPLHLLVGDYAKYYNP; from the coding sequence ATGAAACGTTCAGAAATCAATGCCATTATGCGTGAAGCCGACGCGTTTATGAAATCGCACGGTTTTCATTTGCCTCCTTTTGCCTATTGGACGCCGGAAGATTGGCAGGCTAAAGGCGAAGAAGCCCGCGAGATTGTGGATAACCAGTTGGGGTGGGACATTACCGATTTTGGCCAGGGTCGTTATGACAAATTTGGCCTGTTCCTGTTTACCATTCGTAACGGTAACGTGGAAAATTTAAAAACAGGCCGGGGCAAAACTTATGCCGAAAAGGTGTTGATTTGCGAAACGAATCAAGTTACCCCGATGCACTTTCACTGGCACAAAATGGAAGACATCATCAATCGGGGGGGAGGCCGGCTGGCCATCAAACTCTACAACTCCACCGAGGATGAAAAATTGGCCGACACCGACGTGACGGTGAGCATGGACGGGGTCAAATATACCTTCCCGGCCGGGCATACGGTTATGTTGGATGTGGGTGAGAGTATTACCCTGCCTACCTACCTGTACCACGAATTCTGGGCCGTTGCCGGTAAAGTGCTGGTGGGCGAGGTGTCCAAAGTGAATGATGACGCCAACGACAATTGTTTTTTAGAGCCAACTGGCCGTTTCCCGGAAGTGAAAGAGGATGAGCCACCGTTGCATTTGCTGGTTGGGGATTATGCCAAATACTACAACCCCTGA
- a CDS encoding transcriptional regulator — translation MAKEYLVATVVGPDRRGIVEKITAVMVDYQANIEESRMARLGGEFAVIMLLSLSGEKEEALLTGLDTLKEHGLTIITRPTNMSRLVRFQGYVPYEISVFGADHEGIVHNVAHYLTSERMNIETLDTRVTQAPVSGTPLFSMRAIVQAPPELTLPQLRQKLAEVGDELCVDIEVRLPVT, via the coding sequence ATGGCTAAAGAATACCTGGTAGCAACTGTGGTTGGTCCCGACCGACGGGGCATTGTCGAAAAGATCACGGCGGTGATGGTAGATTATCAAGCCAACATCGAAGAAAGCCGGATGGCCCGGCTGGGCGGCGAATTTGCCGTGATCATGCTGCTCTCCCTATCCGGTGAAAAAGAGGAAGCCTTGCTCACCGGCCTTGACACCCTGAAAGAACATGGGCTGACCATCATTACCCGGCCCACCAACATGTCTCGCCTGGTGCGATTTCAGGGTTATGTTCCCTATGAAATTTCCGTTTTTGGGGCCGACCACGAGGGCATTGTGCATAATGTGGCCCATTATTTAACCTCGGAGCGGATGAATATTGAAACCTTGGATACGCGCGTCACCCAGGCCCCGGTTAGCGGCACTCCGCTCTTTTCCATGCGCGCCATTGTCCAGGCCCCACCCGAACTCACCCTGCCTCAACTGCGTCAAAAATTGGCCGAGGTGGGCGATGAACTGTGCGTTGATATTGAAGTGAGATTGCCGGTGACTTGA
- a CDS encoding cytochrome c biogenesis protein ResB produces the protein MDFIRQWLSQFSAYLQRFLTLVWYTLRSPRTTITLLIILALVLVLGLTIPPQPMTAVEAGAIWIANLPPWLQPGGETLFLLGFSRIFQSLWFWLPAALLLLNSLIALADYLPGTWSRLGKTTPPLVWQHPLAHRVEHSIRLPSLPDEFLETLKERLQKKGFSLYQPAAEEQRVTGTGRWRWAWLGLVAVYLGLIGLIGAFVITSATAQTERFTLKPGLPWSLSLVKGQFVLPLVEGATAGSIHVEYIQPGDRLAQRLPWRLYQPTLLHNTLLLPIAIEPVLTVEVRDATNTPFELEPLQPGLAPGKQLNFSPHSDMPFIIPVAALAVQISPAAPSSNVYKVQVRRESGEVLEESITTQTGQAFEIGGFPAMISRQHNLTVVARHDPAWPLYLAAAILILGGAGLTWGRPPLVVWLVPEVKGMGGQLYGVMEKLGRKQGMSQFLEELLTPEMPSEEQATD, from the coding sequence ATGGACTTTATCAGGCAGTGGTTAAGCCAATTTAGCGCCTATCTGCAACGTTTTCTGACCCTGGTCTGGTATACTCTGCGCAGTCCCCGGACCACGATCACTTTGCTGATTATCCTGGCCCTGGTGCTGGTTTTGGGGCTGACAATCCCGCCCCAACCGATGACGGCGGTTGAGGCCGGGGCTATCTGGATCGCCAACCTGCCGCCCTGGCTGCAACCGGGAGGGGAAACTCTCTTTCTTTTGGGATTTTCCAGAATATTTCAATCGCTGTGGTTCTGGCTGCCGGCAGCTTTACTTTTGCTCAACAGTTTAATTGCCCTGGCCGATTATCTCCCCGGCACATGGTCCCGACTGGGCAAAACCACCCCTCCGCTGGTGTGGCAACATCCTCTGGCGCATCGAGTGGAACATTCCATCCGTTTGCCCAGCTTGCCTGACGAATTTTTAGAAACCCTCAAAGAGCGTCTGCAAAAAAAAGGTTTTTCTCTTTACCAGCCTGCCGCAGAGGAACAGCGAGTGACCGGCACCGGGCGATGGCGTTGGGCCTGGTTAGGCCTGGTAGCCGTGTACCTTGGCTTGATTGGGTTAATTGGCGCATTTGTAATCACCTCTGCCACCGCGCAGACGGAACGTTTTACCCTGAAGCCGGGCCTGCCCTGGTCGCTCTCTCTAGTCAAGGGCCAATTTGTATTGCCCCTTGTTGAAGGGGCGACAGCAGGCTCAATCCACGTGGAGTATATCCAACCCGGCGACAGGTTAGCCCAAAGGTTGCCTTGGCGACTGTATCAGCCCACTCTTTTGCACAACACCCTCTTGCTGCCCATAGCCATTGAGCCTGTGCTGACCGTCGAGGTGCGAGACGCCACAAACACGCCCTTTGAGTTGGAGCCGCTGCAACCGGGTTTGGCTCCGGGCAAACAACTAAATTTTTCCCCGCATAGCGACATGCCTTTTATTATTCCGGTAGCAGCTTTGGCGGTTCAAATCTCACCGGCTGCGCCAAGCAGCAACGTTTATAAGGTGCAGGTACGGCGGGAGTCGGGGGAAGTTTTGGAGGAAAGTATAACGACCCAAACAGGCCAGGCGTTTGAGATTGGCGGCTTTCCGGCCATGATCTCCCGCCAGCATAATCTCACCGTGGTGGCGCGGCACGACCCGGCCTGGCCGCTTTATCTGGCCGCCGCAATTTTGATTTTAGGCGGCGCTGGTTTGACCTGGGGGCGACCTCCCCTGGTGGTGTGGCTGGTGCCAGAGGTCAAGGGGATGGGGGGGCAGCTTTATGGCGTTATGGAAAAACTGGGCCGCAAGCAAGGGATGAGCCAATTTTTAGAAGAACTCTTAACCCCAGAAATGCCCTCAGAAGAACAGGCAACAGACTAA
- a CDS encoding CTP synthase, with the protein MTKYIFCTGGVVSSLGKGVAAASIGRILKSRGLSVTVQKLDPYLNVDPGTMSPYEHGEVFVLEDGAETDLDLGAYERFIDENLTRASNLTSGQVYQQVINRERRGDYLGKTIQVIPHVTNQIKASITSVARESNADIVIVEVGGTVGDIEGLPFLEALRQMRKDAGRENTFYIHVTLLPHLQATGELKTKPTQHSVRELRGIGLQPDMIMCRADLPVGDDLREKIALFCDVEQEAVVPLVTVDTIYEVPLILEKAGVAEFICNRLHIDCPPADLSEWRSLVAHIKKPKPPITIGIVGKYVQLEDAYISVYEALQEAATQQDCEAQIEWIAAEDLERMRGFDRLEKVNGIVVPGGFGERGIEGKIVAAKFARVRETPYLGLCLGMQVMVIELAREVFGNDTPNSTEFNPTTAYPVIDLMPDQRDIADLGGTMRLGSYPCCLVAGTLAARAYQVDLVHERHRHRFEFKNEYRERLQEGGLVLSGLSPDGRLVEIAELKNHPFMLGSQFHPEFRSRPTRPHPLFTAFIKAARVHAGLADAQETAAAAEPLLQSSNHK; encoded by the coding sequence ATGACAAAATATATTTTTTGCACCGGCGGCGTGGTTTCTTCATTGGGTAAGGGGGTGGCGGCGGCGTCCATTGGCCGTATTTTGAAGAGCCGGGGCCTGTCGGTGACGGTGCAAAAACTGGACCCTTACCTTAATGTAGACCCCGGTACCATGAGCCCTTATGAACACGGCGAGGTGTTTGTGTTAGAAGACGGCGCTGAAACCGACCTGGACCTGGGCGCTTATGAGCGTTTTATTGACGAAAACCTGACCCGCGCCAGCAACCTGACCAGCGGCCAGGTTTATCAGCAGGTGATCAACCGGGAACGGCGCGGCGATTACCTGGGCAAAACCATCCAGGTTATCCCTCACGTCACCAACCAGATCAAGGCCAGCATTACCAGTGTGGCCCGCGAAAGCAACGCCGACATTGTGATTGTGGAAGTAGGCGGCACGGTGGGGGACATCGAGGGGCTGCCTTTTCTGGAAGCGTTGCGCCAGATGCGCAAAGATGCCGGGCGGGAAAACACTTTTTACATTCACGTGACCCTGCTGCCGCATTTGCAGGCTACAGGCGAACTCAAAACCAAACCCACTCAGCACAGCGTGCGGGAATTGCGGGGCATTGGGCTTCAACCCGATATGATTATGTGCCGGGCCGACCTGCCGGTTGGCGATGACCTGCGTGAAAAAATCGCCCTGTTTTGCGACGTTGAACAAGAGGCCGTGGTGCCGTTAGTGACCGTTGATACCATCTACGAAGTGCCCTTGATCCTGGAAAAAGCGGGAGTGGCCGAATTCATCTGTAACCGGCTGCACATTGATTGCCCGCCGGCCGACCTGTCCGAATGGCGCAGCCTGGTGGCCCACATCAAAAAACCCAAGCCCCCGATTACGATTGGCATTGTGGGCAAATACGTGCAATTAGAAGACGCTTATATTAGCGTGTATGAAGCCCTGCAAGAGGCGGCAACCCAGCAGGATTGTGAAGCGCAAATCGAGTGGATTGCGGCGGAAGATTTGGAACGCATGCGCGGGTTTGACCGTCTGGAAAAAGTGAATGGCATTGTTGTGCCCGGCGGTTTTGGCGAGCGAGGCATTGAGGGCAAAATTGTGGCCGCCAAATTTGCCCGCGTGCGGGAAACGCCTTACCTGGGCCTGTGCCTGGGCATGCAGGTGATGGTGATTGAACTGGCCCGCGAGGTGTTTGGCAACGACACCCCCAACTCAACTGAGTTCAATCCAACCACGGCCTACCCCGTGATTGACCTGATGCCCGACCAGCGCGACATCGCCGACCTGGGCGGCACGATGCGCCTGGGGAGTTATCCCTGTTGCCTGGTGGCAGGCACTCTGGCCGCCAGAGCCTACCAGGTTGACCTGGTGCATGAGCGACATCGCCACCGTTTTGAATTTAAAAATGAATATCGAGAACGTTTGCAGGAGGGCGGGCTGGTTTTATCCGGCCTCTCGCCGGATGGCCGCTTGGTTGAAATTGCGGAACTGAAAAATCACCCCTTTATGTTAGGCAGCCAATTTCACCCCGAATTCAGGAGCCGTCCTACCCGACCCCATCCTTTGTTCACTGCCTTTATCAAGGCGGCTCGGGTCCATGCCGGTCTCGCCGATGCTCAAGAAACCGCAGCAGCCGCAGAACCTTTGCTGCAATCCAGCAATCATAAATGA
- a CDS encoding substrate-binding domain-containing protein → MQQNKTLFLVIIGVAVLAVIGMLVIRPLLSEPLNLPASPQEVTIQVVVAPSIKPWVDQAAQEFNQANPKTQVQIITADSLVPEAQFSSNPQAVPPAAWLAEAGFIVEMAGNSQEFGDSRPVAGTALAWGAFNNKLEEFGQKYGGVNWAALHQSATEPNSTLKVVLASPHNTAEGLAALASAAAHLNKQTLTGADASSAEPWLTETLKESARTSLNLGPKPAEAFATRGASIGDVGLLSQASWRSAGLQNRPDFSITPTQPAVTLDYPLAIWTGERATPEGQQAAAAFRDFLLSDAQQSALATYFFDRANAVDPNSLQVDGQAALTLLRWAERELR, encoded by the coding sequence ATGCAACAAAACAAAACGCTTTTTCTGGTCATTATTGGGGTGGCGGTGCTGGCCGTGATTGGGATGCTGGTCATTCGCCCTCTGCTCTCCGAGCCACTCAACCTCCCCGCCAGCCCGCAGGAGGTAACGATTCAAGTGGTGGTGGCTCCCTCCATTAAGCCCTGGGTTGACCAGGCCGCCCAGGAATTCAATCAAGCCAACCCCAAAACTCAGGTGCAAATCATCACCGCTGATAGCCTTGTTCCTGAAGCCCAATTCAGCAGCAACCCGCAGGCAGTTCCCCCGGCAGCCTGGCTGGCCGAGGCCGGTTTTATCGTTGAGATGGCCGGCAACAGTCAAGAATTTGGAGACAGTCGTCCGGTGGCCGGCACGGCCCTGGCCTGGGGAGCGTTCAATAACAAACTGGAAGAGTTTGGGCAAAAGTATGGGGGGGTGAACTGGGCGGCCCTGCACCAGAGCGCCACCGAACCTAACAGCACGCTCAAGGTGGTGCTGGCCTCGCCGCACAACACTGCTGAAGGGCTGGCCGCGCTGGCCTCGGCGGCGGCCCATCTGAACAAACAAACTCTGACCGGCGCCGATGCCAGCAGCGCCGAACCCTGGCTAACCGAGACTCTGAAAGAAAGCGCCCGCACCAGTCTGAACCTTGGGCCCAAACCGGCCGAAGCGTTTGCCACGCGCGGCGCCTCTATTGGCGACGTTGGCCTGCTCAGCCAGGCCTCGTGGCGCAGCGCCGGATTGCAAAATCGCCCCGACTTTTCGATCACGCCCACCCAACCGGCGGTGACGCTCGATTACCCCCTGGCCATCTGGACCGGAGAGCGGGCTACGCCAGAAGGCCAACAGGCCGCCGCAGCCTTTCGGGATTTTTTATTGAGCGACGCCCAACAAAGCGCCTTAGCCACTTACTTCTTTGACCGGGCCAATGCTGTTGATCCAAATAGCCTTCAGGTTGACGGGCAGGCTGCCCTCACCCTGCTGCGCTGGGCGGAAAGGGAGTTACGCTAA
- a CDS encoding radical SAM protein codes for MAQGYDFANILFAGPCNLRCPYCIGRQVDATLNQNNLDKFPLRNLDRFVHLLQKNKIAQIVFTGTTTDPQLYRHEARLLAWLREKLPPLKNGTEEKEAQYSLHTNGQLALRKMDVFNQYNRVCLSLPSFNPDTYRKMTGSARVPNLAEIMRQAKIPVKVSCLINEHNVEELAGFLERCGETGVKRLVLRQMYGDPRKWDTGDSLLGRLPQVSVYQNNPVYDFHGMEVTYWNFQHTASRSLNFFSNGAISPHYLLVKARSKTINV; via the coding sequence ATGGCGCAAGGCTATGACTTTGCCAATATACTTTTTGCCGGGCCGTGCAATCTGCGCTGCCCCTATTGCATTGGCCGGCAAGTTGACGCAACGCTGAATCAAAACAACCTGGATAAGTTTCCATTGCGGAATTTAGACAGATTTGTCCACTTATTGCAAAAAAATAAAATAGCTCAAATTGTTTTTACCGGCACCACTACCGACCCCCAACTCTACCGCCACGAGGCCCGGCTACTGGCCTGGCTGCGAGAAAAATTGCCGCCCCTAAAAAATGGAACAGAGGAAAAAGAGGCGCAATACTCCCTGCACACCAACGGCCAATTGGCCTTGCGCAAAATGGACGTTTTTAACCAATACAACCGGGTGTGTCTCTCCTTGCCTTCTTTCAACCCCGATACCTACCGGAAAATGACCGGCTCGGCCCGTGTGCCCAACCTGGCCGAAATCATGCGGCAGGCGAAAATTCCGGTCAAAGTATCGTGCCTGATCAATGAACATAACGTAGAGGAGCTGGCCGGGTTTTTGGAGCGGTGTGGAGAGACCGGCGTGAAACGGCTGGTTTTGCGCCAGATGTACGGCGACCCTCGCAAATGGGATACTGGCGATAGCTTGCTGGGCCGATTACCGCAAGTATCGGTTTATCAAAACAATCCGGTTTACGATTTTCACGGCATGGAGGTCACTTATTGGAATTTTCAACACACGGCCAGCCGGTCGCTCAATTTTTTCAGCAACGGCGCCATCAGCCCGCACTATTTATTGGTCAAAGCGCGTTCTAAAACCATTAATGTTTAA
- a CDS encoding radical SAM protein, with protein sequence MKWNQPTPADQQHYPPRQVFAAGLRQHHIANTAYPINHNWTMKDYRVRRADYETITALAWQNIDKLGLYIHIPFCQARCNFCEYTVIDPADNEKAEDEYFDLLMQEFGQYSNLLSTRNKTLAGFDIGGGTPAFAKTENIARVVAAAKTHFQWQPGMQISIETTPPIAAQQPEKIAAFYRMGIERISMGVQITQLSLAKRLGRLYKGFAGLQQAVANIRAAGFKKFNIDLMYGFAGQTVTDWRDSLEKSLELDPEYITLYQMRYKGTRLQNQAGQVSKEIVAQMYHAAWQLLNRSGYPAPPGKNTFSRLPHDLGTSDYLTERVIKGTPYLGLGLGAQSLSHQTLAYNRGAASKQIKPYRQALAAGQLPLQDLYHLPRATGMAKMISVSFYFGEINRKYFRQKFGLTLEEQFPAEVEFVLTEGLMEYRGDCLSLTPKGVKVYNGVIALFYAPAVKLHLLQRPVDAPVQHSSLASPTSLTSSRHPHYGGKAL encoded by the coding sequence ATGAAATGGAATCAACCCACCCCGGCCGATCAACAACATTATCCCCCCCGGCAAGTTTTTGCGGCCGGGCTGCGCCAGCACCATATTGCCAATACCGCCTACCCCATCAACCATAATTGGACCATGAAGGATTACCGCGTCCGCCGCGCCGATTACGAAACCATCACTGCCCTGGCCTGGCAAAACATTGACAAGCTAGGACTATACATCCACATTCCTTTCTGCCAGGCCCGCTGCAACTTCTGCGAGTATACCGTCATTGACCCCGCCGATAACGAAAAAGCGGAGGATGAGTATTTTGACCTGCTTATGCAGGAGTTTGGACAATATAGTAATTTGCTATCTACGCGAAACAAGACACTGGCCGGTTTTGATATCGGCGGGGGCACGCCGGCTTTTGCCAAAACAGAGAATATCGCCCGCGTAGTGGCAGCGGCTAAAACCCACTTCCAATGGCAGCCGGGCATGCAAATCAGCATCGAGACCACGCCGCCCATTGCCGCCCAACAGCCGGAAAAAATCGCCGCGTTTTACCGGATGGGCATCGAGCGCATCAGCATGGGCGTGCAAATCACCCAATTGAGCCTGGCCAAACGGCTGGGGCGATTATATAAAGGTTTTGCGGGATTGCAGCAGGCCGTAGCCAATATTCGCGCCGCCGGTTTTAAAAAGTTCAATATTGACTTGATGTACGGCTTTGCCGGGCAAACCGTAACCGACTGGCGCGACAGCCTGGAGAAAAGCCTGGAACTGGACCCAGAATACATTACCCTCTACCAGATGCGCTACAAAGGCACGCGCCTGCAAAACCAGGCCGGGCAAGTGTCAAAAGAAATAGTGGCCCAAATGTATCATGCCGCCTGGCAACTGCTGAACCGGAGCGGCTACCCCGCCCCGCCCGGCAAAAACACCTTCAGCCGCCTGCCGCACGATCTTGGCACCAGCGATTATCTCACCGAGCGCGTCATCAAGGGGACGCCTTACCTGGGCCTGGGCCTGGGAGCGCAATCGTTATCCCACCAAACCCTGGCCTACAACCGGGGAGCCGCCTCCAAACAAATCAAACCCTACCGCCAGGCCCTGGCGGCGGGCCAACTGCCCCTCCAAGACCTGTATCACCTGCCCCGCGCGACCGGTATGGCCAAAATGATTTCGGTTTCTTTTTATTTTGGGGAGATCAACCGCAAATATTTCCGGCAGAAGTTTGGGCTTACGCTGGAAGAACAATTCCCGGCGGAAGTGGAGTTTGTTCTGACTGAAGGCTTGATGGAATATCGCGGCGATTGCCTGAGCCTGACGCCCAAGGGGGTCAAGGTTTACAACGGCGTCATCGCCCTGTTCTACGCCCCGGCGGTGAAGCTTCACCTGCTGCAACGCCCGGTTGACGCGCCGGTTCAACATTCTTCACTCGCCTCGCCAACATCTTTAACATCCAGCCGTCACCCTCACTATGGAGGCAAGGCCCTATGA